In Macaca fascicularis isolate 582-1 chromosome 15, T2T-MFA8v1.1, one genomic interval encodes:
- the LOC107127540 gene encoding LOW QUALITY PROTEIN: uncharacterized protein (The sequence of the model RefSeq protein was modified relative to this genomic sequence to represent the inferred CDS: deleted 2 bases in 2 codons; substituted 2 bases at 2 genomic stop codons): protein MGLSALPSWSWAGSGGSILTWMWWQRGRCPHPSPLPLPPVSGLFCLVWAWGELMERLEGASCRERPQGRQGQHPHPKGPLSHPGGSILPATVGMEWSREXGQRPRLPRHRMVPGKGSPSAKCGSGPCSRLLXLWEALLLPLLGRFLWDPPCHVLVLCAQPVSQGCPLCPTVTSATRTNPRDLEGAHQTGQG, encoded by the exons ATGGGGTTATCAGCCCTGCCTTCTTGGTCCTGGGCTGGGAGTGGAGGCTCCATCCTgacctggatgtggtggcagagAGGTAGGTGCCCCCATCCCTCACCCCTGCCTCTGCCGCCAGTGTCGGGACTCTTCTGCCTAGTATGGGCCTGGGGTGAACTGATGGAGAGGCTAGAGGGAGCATCCTGCAGGGAGAGGCCTCAAGGAAGGCAAggccagcacccccaccccaaagGGCCTCTGTCCCACCCAGGAGGCTCCATCCTCCCAGCAACGGTGGGGATGGAGTGGAGCCGTGAGTAGGGGCAGAGGCCTAGACTCCCACGCCACAGGATGGTCCCAGGCAAGGGCTCTCCATCTGCAAAGTGC GGCTCTGGCCCCTGTTCTAGGCTGCTGTGACTCTGGGaagccctcctcctgccccttctGGGCCGCTTTCTCTGGGATCCCCCTTGCCATGTGCTA GTGCTATGTGCCCAGCCCGTTTCTCAGGGCTGCCCGCTGTGCCCTACTGTGACCTCAGCCACTAGAACAAACCCGAGAGACCTGGAGGGAGCTCACCAGACAGGTCAGGGCTGA